A single region of the Jatrophihabitans sp. GAS493 genome encodes:
- a CDS encoding MCE family protein, whose protein sequence is MRGWVAPFIKLIAFLIVTTLATYVLAATISNASYGSVNKYSADFTDVTGLNLNDDVRIAGVRVGSIVGIKVVKRNLAEVKFTVAADHRIPKSVLARLRYRNLVGQRYLELAQGAGDANDLLPPNGNIPEKQTENALDLTQLFGGFQPLFQVLNGTELNQLSASIIGAFQGEGPSIELLVQQVGSLTTALASKDQAIGSLIDNLNSVLTAVNDRDAELTDLINSLQTWVSGLAEDRQSIGNAIDGVNGLATTATQLLTSIRPPLAADVTQLKGLATTLNKNSSTITTTIQQVPARAAALIRTMSYGAWANFYVCSLAGATTGSGGTLNEPNDWTSSQPRCSP, encoded by the coding sequence ATGAGAGGTTGGGTCGCGCCCTTCATCAAGCTGATCGCTTTTCTGATCGTTACCACGCTCGCCACCTACGTCTTGGCGGCGACGATCAGCAATGCGTCCTACGGTTCGGTCAACAAGTATTCCGCTGACTTCACCGACGTCACCGGGCTGAACCTCAACGATGATGTCCGCATCGCCGGCGTTCGGGTTGGCTCGATCGTGGGCATCAAGGTGGTGAAGCGGAACCTAGCCGAGGTGAAGTTCACGGTTGCCGCCGATCACCGCATCCCCAAGTCGGTGCTGGCGCGGCTGCGCTACCGAAACCTGGTCGGGCAGCGGTACCTCGAACTCGCCCAGGGTGCAGGTGACGCCAACGACCTGCTTCCGCCGAACGGCAACATCCCCGAGAAGCAGACCGAGAACGCCCTCGACCTGACCCAACTCTTCGGCGGGTTCCAGCCGCTCTTCCAGGTGCTGAACGGTACCGAGCTCAACCAGCTCTCGGCGTCGATCATCGGCGCCTTCCAGGGTGAGGGTCCGTCGATCGAGTTGTTGGTGCAGCAGGTCGGGAGCCTGACCACCGCGCTGGCCAGCAAGGATCAGGCGATCGGCAGTCTCATCGACAATCTCAACTCGGTGCTCACCGCAGTCAATGACCGGGATGCCGAGCTGACCGATCTCATCAACTCGCTGCAGACTTGGGTCTCCGGACTAGCGGAGGATCGCCAGTCGATCGGCAACGCCATCGACGGCGTGAACGGCCTGGCCACGACGGCGACCCAGTTGCTCACCAGCATTCGCCCGCCGCTGGCCGCTGATGTAACCCAGCTCAAGGGACTTGCAACCACGTTGAACAAGAACTCCAGCACGATCACGACAACGATCCAGCAGGTTCCGGCCCGAGCCGCAGCGTTGATTCGCACCATGAGTTACGGCGCTTGGGCGAACTTCTACGTTTGCAGCCTCGCCGGCGCGACCACGGGCAGTGGTGGCACGCTCAACGAGCCCAACGACTGGACCTCATCACAGCCGAGGTGCAGCCCATGA
- a CDS encoding MCE family protein, which translates to MTSTTPMKTRKAPGGRSFSSRNPTTIGAIGLVLIAVLLWSAFNAQKLPIIGGGTIYYAAFSEAAGIKPNDEVRIAGVKVGLVTGVALDGDHVKITFRVKQAYVGNESTAAIKIKTLLGAKFLAINPVGGSRLKAGSQIPLTRTVAPYDIYPTFQQLTNTVEAIDKEQLAKSFQVLSQSFDNTPADVKIAITGLSKLSSTFASRDAALRSLLAKTKSVSGVLADRDTQITQLITDGGLLLDELNSRKDAIQTLLENTAVVSAQLSGLVADNNADLKPALDQLNAVLAILNQNKDSLARGLQLIAPYYRLFTNVTGNGRWFSGYVRNATIGDLTISGFTPGAD; encoded by the coding sequence ATGACCTCGACGACGCCTATGAAGACGCGTAAGGCTCCTGGAGGTCGCAGCTTCAGCAGCCGGAATCCGACGACCATCGGTGCAATCGGACTCGTCCTGATCGCGGTGCTGCTCTGGTCGGCGTTCAATGCGCAGAAGCTGCCGATCATCGGCGGCGGAACGATCTACTACGCCGCGTTCAGCGAGGCGGCCGGCATAAAGCCGAATGACGAGGTCCGCATCGCGGGCGTGAAAGTCGGACTCGTGACCGGCGTGGCCCTCGACGGCGACCATGTCAAGATCACCTTCCGGGTCAAGCAGGCCTACGTTGGCAACGAGAGCACGGCGGCGATCAAGATCAAGACACTGCTCGGCGCCAAGTTCCTGGCCATCAACCCGGTGGGTGGGTCGCGGCTCAAGGCGGGTTCCCAGATTCCGCTCACCCGTACGGTCGCGCCCTACGACATCTATCCGACCTTCCAGCAACTGACGAATACTGTCGAAGCGATCGACAAGGAGCAGCTGGCCAAGTCCTTCCAGGTGCTCTCGCAGTCCTTCGACAACACGCCAGCTGATGTAAAGATCGCTATCACCGGTCTCTCCAAGCTCTCCAGCACCTTCGCCAGCCGCGACGCAGCACTCCGCTCACTGCTGGCCAAGACGAAGAGCGTCTCGGGTGTACTCGCCGATCGGGACACTCAGATCACGCAACTCATCACCGACGGCGGCCTGCTCCTCGACGAGCTGAACAGCCGAAAAGACGCGATCCAGACTCTGCTGGAGAACACCGCGGTGGTCTCGGCCCAGCTCTCCGGATTGGTCGCGGACAACAATGCCGACCTGAAGCCGGCCTTAGATCAGCTCAATGCAGTGCTGGCCATTCTCAATCAGAACAAGGACAGTCTGGCTCGAGGACTTCAATTGATTGCTCCGTACTACAGGCTTTTCACGAACGTTACCGGTAATGGTCGATGGTTCAGCGGGTACGTGCGTAACGCAACCATCGGAGATCTCACAATCTCCGGCTTCACCCCAGGGGCTGACTGA
- a CDS encoding MCE family protein, translating to MTAELPSAAPLTPRRARSERGRSIRLVALGVILVFVIAGAFYFVTRKPTRTVTAHFDEAVGVYVGSDVRILGVRVGQITKITPHVDNIEVEMTYDASYKVPANAIAVVVPPSIVSDRYLQLAPVYTGGAQLPNDADIPKSRTASPVELDDIYKSLSDLSVALGPSGDGKSSPLNDLIETTEKNLDGNGALLGQTFTDLSKAAKTFADSSGDLFGTVKNLQAFTTALANSDSQVRHLNEQLATVASSLADERGSLALALKNLSGALTDISSFISKNQMSIHTSVSSLKDVTATLVQQKAALNEFLQVVPTAVSNITHAFNPVTGVFDAQGVTMDHDDTTGGLKPTLITKVPAHADGSSSGFVDVPGAHGVSSWIDQATGDLVKAGS from the coding sequence ATGACCGCCGAGCTTCCTAGCGCCGCACCACTCACACCGAGGCGTGCTCGTTCCGAGCGGGGACGCAGCATCCGGCTAGTTGCGCTTGGTGTGATCCTCGTGTTCGTGATCGCCGGTGCCTTCTATTTCGTAACGCGAAAGCCGACTCGGACCGTCACTGCGCACTTTGACGAAGCTGTTGGTGTCTACGTGGGATCAGATGTGCGGATTCTGGGCGTTCGCGTTGGGCAGATCACCAAGATCACCCCTCACGTCGACAACATCGAGGTCGAGATGACCTACGACGCCTCCTACAAGGTGCCGGCCAACGCGATCGCCGTCGTCGTTCCGCCATCCATCGTCAGCGACCGCTACCTGCAGCTGGCACCGGTGTACACCGGCGGCGCCCAGTTGCCGAACGACGCCGACATCCCTAAGAGCCGCACCGCTTCGCCGGTAGAACTAGACGACATCTACAAGTCCTTGAGCGATCTCTCGGTCGCCCTCGGCCCGAGCGGCGACGGCAAGTCCAGCCCGCTCAACGACCTGATCGAGACGACAGAAAAGAACCTCGACGGCAACGGCGCACTTCTCGGGCAGACATTCACCGACCTCTCCAAAGCGGCCAAGACATTCGCCGACAGCAGCGGTGATCTCTTCGGGACGGTGAAGAACCTGCAGGCATTCACGACCGCGTTGGCCAACAGCGACTCTCAGGTCCGGCACCTGAACGAGCAACTGGCAACCGTGGCCAGCAGCCTGGCGGACGAGCGAGGTTCCCTGGCTTTGGCACTGAAGAACCTCTCCGGCGCATTGACGGATATCTCGTCGTTCATTTCGAAGAACCAGATGAGTATTCATACAAGTGTCTCCAGCCTGAAGGACGTAACCGCAACTCTGGTGCAGCAGAAGGCTGCGCTAAACGAGTTCCTGCAGGTTGTACCGACTGCGGTATCCAACATCACGCACGCGTTCAATCCGGTCACGGGTGTTTTCGACGCTCAGGGTGTGACGATGGACCATGACGACACCACGGGCGGTCTTAAACCCACGTTGATCACAAAGGTTCCTGCACACGCTGATGGGTCGTCGAGCGGCTTTGTAGACGTGCCCGGAGCTCACGGCGTGTCGTCATGGATCGACCAGGCAACTGGCGACCTTGTGAAGGCGGGTTCGTGA
- a CDS encoding MCE family protein: MRFRTAFRAAVAPLVGAVLLSGCSFHGLYSTPLPGGADLGSHPITIDVNFLDVLDLVPQSSVKVNDVAVGKVDSISLDGWTAKVKLSINGDVDLPKNARAELLQTSLLGEKYVALEAPPTDPAPERLTSGDEIPLANTGRNPEVEEILGSISLVLSGGGLSQVQTIIHELNNVFGGRTSQIRDLLTQLNTFVGALDAQKDAITKSIDSVDSLVTHLNAQKQILTNTLDTLPAALKVLSSQRTQFVTLLDSLSNFGTVATGVINSSNANLTTDLKNLQPILTQLNKAGSNLPNSLALLATAPFPRNVTNDIKGDYLNVGFTFKDLCVSDVTQSKYGTCKPRTATSSLDASQIPDVPGAEG, translated from the coding sequence ATGAGATTTCGTACGGCCTTCCGCGCGGCCGTAGCTCCGCTCGTAGGTGCCGTCCTCCTGAGTGGATGCAGCTTCCACGGCCTCTACTCGACACCACTTCCGGGCGGCGCCGATCTGGGTAGCCACCCGATCACCATTGATGTCAACTTTCTGGACGTCCTCGACTTGGTGCCCCAGTCCTCAGTCAAGGTCAATGACGTGGCAGTTGGCAAGGTCGATTCGATCAGCCTCGACGGCTGGACAGCCAAAGTGAAGCTCTCGATCAACGGCGATGTGGATCTGCCGAAGAATGCACGTGCCGAGTTGCTGCAGACATCTCTCCTAGGAGAGAAATACGTGGCCCTTGAGGCGCCGCCGACCGATCCCGCCCCGGAGCGCCTCACGAGTGGCGACGAGATTCCGCTCGCCAACACCGGGCGTAACCCCGAAGTCGAGGAGATCCTCGGTTCGATCTCGCTGGTTCTGAGCGGCGGCGGGCTCTCCCAGGTGCAGACGATCATCCACGAACTGAACAATGTCTTCGGCGGCCGGACCAGTCAGATCCGCGATCTGCTGACCCAGCTCAACACGTTCGTGGGGGCGCTTGACGCGCAGAAGGATGCGATCACCAAATCGATCGATAGCGTCGATTCGTTGGTGACCCACCTGAATGCGCAGAAGCAGATTCTCACGAACACACTTGACACGCTGCCAGCTGCGCTCAAGGTACTGAGTTCACAGCGAACTCAGTTCGTCACGCTGCTCGACAGTCTCTCCAACTTCGGCACCGTTGCGACCGGCGTCATCAATAGCAGCAATGCGAATCTGACGACCGATCTGAAGAACCTTCAGCCGATCCTGACACAGCTCAACAAGGCTGGCTCGAACCTGCCGAACTCGCTGGCCCTCCTCGCTACTGCACCGTTCCCGAGAAACGTCACGAACGATATCAAGGGTGACTATCTAAATGTGGGTTTCACCTTCAAGGACCTGTGCGTTTCCGACGTCACCCAATCGAAGTACGGGACCTGCAAGCCAAGGACCGCGACGAGTTCGCTGGATGCATCGCAGATCCCCGATGTCCCCGGTGCGGAGGGCTGA
- a CDS encoding MCE family protein codes for MLKRSVKIQLTAFFIIALLGVSYVGARYAGIETLIFGRGGCTISADFPDSGGIFTNAEVTYRGVGIGKVGELHLLKDGVRADLDLKSCSDPNLPQSTSAIVADRSAVGEQYVNLVAAKDVGPYLQAGGNLPMSQNEIPIATQVFITNLDNLTKSVNPVDLKKSLHELDLAFNNKGPDLAVLADSITTLINRALIALPDTISLIQTSDTVLKTQVAEGSAIGSWASDLNKLTATLKSSDGDIRTLLDNGPSAFAAIKTFVQSNQDDIGVLFANLTTLGQVVTRNTGGVEQVLSLFPVAIADGLTALPGDGTLHFGFVPPGVRSSTQPPFCTVGYGGTKKRTSLDTSPAAPNTSAQCTDRSSVRGAANTPGGDTMSTAGGGTVYPRANTANVVRVGDISNPSAQILGDSSWVTILSSSMH; via the coding sequence ATGCTCAAGCGATCGGTCAAAATCCAGCTCACCGCCTTCTTCATCATTGCGTTGCTCGGCGTCAGCTACGTCGGCGCCCGCTATGCCGGCATCGAAACCTTGATCTTCGGCCGGGGTGGCTGCACCATCTCGGCTGACTTTCCTGACTCGGGCGGCATCTTCACGAACGCTGAGGTGACCTACCGGGGCGTCGGAATCGGCAAGGTCGGTGAACTGCACCTCCTGAAGGACGGTGTTCGAGCGGACCTGGATCTGAAGAGCTGCTCGGATCCGAACCTGCCGCAGAGCACCTCGGCTATCGTCGCCGACCGCTCGGCCGTCGGTGAGCAGTACGTCAACCTGGTGGCGGCAAAGGACGTTGGGCCATATCTCCAGGCTGGCGGCAATCTGCCCATGTCGCAGAACGAGATCCCGATCGCGACTCAGGTTTTCATCACCAACCTGGATAACCTGACCAAGTCGGTAAACCCCGTTGACCTGAAGAAGAGCCTCCATGAGCTTGACCTGGCGTTCAATAACAAGGGCCCGGACCTGGCTGTGCTCGCCGACTCGATCACGACCCTGATTAATCGCGCTCTGATCGCGCTCCCCGACACGATCTCGCTCATTCAAACCAGCGACACGGTTTTGAAAACCCAGGTCGCCGAAGGTTCGGCCATCGGCAGCTGGGCCAGCGATCTGAACAAGCTGACCGCGACGCTGAAGTCGAGCGACGGAGACATCCGCACACTGCTCGACAATGGCCCGAGCGCGTTCGCTGCGATAAAGACCTTCGTGCAGAGCAACCAAGACGATATCGGTGTCCTGTTCGCCAACCTCACCACCCTCGGCCAGGTAGTAACCCGTAATACCGGTGGCGTCGAGCAGGTGCTTTCCCTCTTCCCAGTTGCCATCGCGGATGGTCTGACCGCACTTCCGGGCGACGGGACGTTGCACTTCGGTTTTGTGCCACCTGGTGTGAGGTCGTCCACCCAGCCTCCGTTCTGCACGGTCGGATATGGCGGCACGAAGAAGCGAACGTCCCTGGATACTTCGCCCGCCGCGCCTAACACGTCGGCTCAATGCACGGATCGAAGCAGCGTCCGAGGCGCGGCGAACACGCCAGGTGGCGACACGATGAGCACCGCTGGTGGTGGCACCGTCTATCCCCGGGCGAACACCGCAAACGTGGTTCGCGTGGGAGATATCTCCAACCCGTCGGCGCAGATCCTCGGGGACTCCTCCTGGGTCACCATCCTCTCCTCGAGCATGCACTGA
- the rpoB gene encoding DNA-directed RNA polymerase subunit beta, whose protein sequence is MAASRTTKTIAGIPGSPPRTSFAKIREPLEVPNLLALQTASFDWLVGNAAWQARLEEDGGKTMSPQSGIAKILNEISPIEDFSGSMSLSFSNPRFEDVKASIEECKDKDMTYAAPLFVTAEFTNTTTGEIKSQTVFMGDFPVMTRKGTFVINGTERVVVSQLVRSPGVYFDRTLDKTSDVDVYGVKVIPGRGAWLEFDVDKRSTVGVRIDRRRRQPATVLLKALGWSTERIREHFGWSETLLATLEKDHIGTPDEALLDIYRKLRPGEPPTRESAQALLENLFFNPKRYDLADVGRYKVNKKLGVDAPLTTGTLTEDDIVRTIEYLIRLHDGQEGYETDDIDHFGNRRLRTVGELIQNQIRVGLSRMERVVRERMTTQDVEAITPQTLINIRPVVASIKEFFGTSQLSQFMDQTNPLAGLTHKRRLSALGPGGLSRDRAGMDVRDVHPSHYGRMCPIETPEGPNIGLIGSLASFGRVNAFGFIETPYRKVTDGRVTDQIDYLSADEEDKHTIAQANATIDAQGNFTEAKVLVRKKGGEVDLLDPSEVDYMDVSPRQMVSVATAMIPFLEHDDANRALMGANMQRQAVPLLRSESPLVGTGMELRAAVDAADVVTADKAGVVEELSADYITVMADDGTRNTYRLAKFARSNQGTSFNQKPIVVEGMRVEVGQVLADGPSTDNGEMALGKNLLVAFMPWQGHNYEDAIILNQRLVQDDVLTSIHIEEHEVDARDTKLGAEEITRDIPNVSEEVLADLDDRGIVRIGADVVPGDVLVGKVTPKGETELTPEERLLRAIFGEKAREVRDTSLKVPHGEAGKVIGVRVFSREDGDELAPGVNELVRVYIAQKRKIQDGDKLAGRHGNKGVISKILPPEDMPFLEDGTPVDIVLNPLGVPSRMNVGQVLETHLGWVAKTGWKVEGEPDWAARLPEAAREGQGNVATPVFDGAREEEITGLLSSTNVTRDGKQLIGHSGKARLLDGRSGEPFPEPVSVGYIYILKLLHLVDDKIHARSTGPYSMITQQPLGGKAQFGGQRFGEMECWAMQAYGAAYALQELLTIKSDDILGRVKVYEAIVKGENIPEPGIPESFKVLLKELQSLCLNVEVLSSDGQTVEMRDTDDDVYRAAEELGIDLSRRFEPSSVEEV, encoded by the coding sequence TTGGCAGCATCTCGCACGACCAAAACCATCGCCGGCATCCCCGGCTCTCCGCCCCGCACCTCCTTCGCCAAGATTCGTGAGCCTCTCGAGGTTCCGAACTTGCTTGCGTTGCAGACCGCCTCATTCGACTGGCTGGTCGGAAACGCGGCATGGCAGGCCCGTCTGGAAGAAGACGGCGGCAAGACCATGTCTCCCCAGTCCGGCATCGCGAAGATCCTCAATGAGATCTCCCCGATCGAGGACTTCTCCGGCTCGATGAGTCTCTCCTTCTCCAACCCGCGCTTCGAGGACGTCAAGGCGTCCATCGAAGAGTGCAAGGACAAGGACATGACGTATGCGGCCCCGCTCTTCGTCACGGCGGAGTTCACCAACACCACGACTGGCGAGATCAAGAGCCAGACCGTGTTCATGGGTGACTTCCCGGTGATGACCCGCAAGGGCACCTTCGTCATCAACGGCACCGAGCGCGTCGTCGTCTCTCAGCTGGTCCGCTCCCCGGGCGTCTACTTCGACCGCACCCTGGACAAGACGTCTGACGTCGATGTCTACGGCGTCAAGGTCATCCCCGGTCGCGGCGCCTGGCTCGAGTTCGACGTCGACAAGCGTTCGACCGTCGGTGTCCGCATCGACCGTCGTCGCCGCCAGCCGGCCACCGTGCTGCTGAAGGCCCTGGGCTGGAGCACCGAGCGCATCCGCGAGCACTTCGGCTGGTCCGAGACGCTGCTGGCCACCCTCGAGAAGGACCACATCGGTACCCCCGACGAGGCCCTCCTCGACATCTACCGCAAGCTGCGCCCGGGCGAGCCGCCGACGCGTGAGTCCGCGCAGGCGCTGTTGGAGAACCTCTTCTTCAACCCCAAGCGCTACGACCTCGCCGACGTTGGCCGTTACAAGGTCAACAAGAAGCTGGGTGTCGACGCGCCGCTCACCACCGGCACGCTCACCGAAGACGACATCGTCCGCACCATCGAGTACCTGATCCGTCTCCACGACGGCCAGGAGGGCTACGAGACGGACGACATCGACCACTTCGGTAACCGTCGCCTGCGCACCGTCGGCGAGCTGATCCAGAACCAGATTCGGGTCGGCCTCTCCCGCATGGAGCGCGTTGTCCGCGAGCGGATGACGACTCAGGACGTCGAGGCGATCACGCCGCAGACCCTGATCAACATCCGGCCGGTCGTCGCCTCCATCAAGGAGTTCTTCGGCACCTCGCAGCTGAGCCAGTTCATGGACCAGACCAACCCGCTCGCGGGTCTGACCCACAAGCGTCGCCTGTCGGCGCTTGGCCCGGGTGGTCTCTCCCGTGACCGTGCCGGCATGGACGTGCGTGACGTTCACCCGTCGCACTACGGCCGGATGTGCCCGATCGAGACCCCGGAAGGCCCGAACATCGGCCTCATCGGTTCGCTCGCCTCGTTCGGACGCGTCAACGCGTTCGGTTTCATCGAGACGCCGTACCGCAAGGTCACCGACGGCCGGGTCACCGACCAGATCGACTACCTCTCCGCCGACGAGGAGGACAAGCACACGATCGCCCAGGCCAACGCCACGATCGATGCGCAGGGCAACTTCACCGAAGCCAAGGTTCTCGTCCGTAAGAAGGGTGGCGAGGTCGACCTGCTCGACCCGTCCGAGGTCGACTACATGGACGTTTCGCCGCGCCAGATGGTGTCGGTCGCGACCGCGATGATCCCGTTCCTCGAGCACGACGACGCCAACCGTGCCCTGATGGGCGCCAACATGCAGCGTCAGGCTGTCCCGCTGCTGCGCAGCGAGTCGCCGCTCGTCGGAACCGGCATGGAACTGCGTGCCGCCGTCGACGCCGCTGACGTCGTCACCGCCGACAAGGCGGGTGTGGTCGAGGAGCTCTCCGCCGACTACATCACCGTGATGGCTGACGACGGCACGCGCAACACCTACCGGTTGGCCAAGTTCGCGCGCTCCAACCAGGGCACGAGCTTCAACCAGAAGCCGATCGTGGTCGAGGGCATGCGGGTCGAGGTCGGCCAGGTGCTGGCCGACGGTCCGTCCACCGACAACGGTGAGATGGCGCTGGGCAAGAACCTGCTCGTCGCCTTCATGCCGTGGCAGGGTCACAACTACGAAGACGCGATCATCCTCAACCAGCGACTCGTGCAGGACGACGTGCTCACCTCGATCCACATCGAGGAGCACGAAGTCGACGCCCGTGACACCAAGCTGGGGGCCGAGGAGATCACTCGCGACATCCCGAACGTCTCCGAAGAGGTCCTCGCCGACCTCGACGACCGCGGCATCGTGCGTATCGGCGCCGACGTCGTCCCCGGTGACGTGCTGGTCGGAAAGGTCACGCCGAAGGGCGAGACCGAGCTGACCCCGGAGGAGCGCCTGCTGCGCGCCATCTTCGGTGAGAAGGCCCGCGAGGTCCGCGACACGTCGCTGAAGGTTCCGCACGGCGAGGCCGGCAAGGTCATCGGCGTCCGGGTCTTCAGCCGTGAGGACGGCGACGAGCTGGCGCCCGGCGTCAACGAGTTGGTCCGCGTCTACATCGCCCAGAAGCGCAAGATCCAGGACGGTGACAAGCTCGCCGGACGCCACGGAAACAAGGGCGTCATCTCCAAGATCCTGCCGCCGGAGGACATGCCGTTCCTCGAGGACGGAACTCCGGTCGACATCGTGCTGAACCCGCTCGGTGTGCCGTCGCGAATGAACGTCGGCCAGGTTCTGGAGACCCACCTCGGGTGGGTCGCCAAGACCGGCTGGAAGGTAGAGGGGGAGCCCGATTGGGCCGCCCGCCTGCCCGAGGCCGCCCGCGAGGGTCAGGGCAACGTCGCGACTCCGGTCTTCGACGGTGCCCGCGAGGAGGAGATCACCGGTCTCCTCTCCTCGACCAACGTCACCCGTGACGGCAAGCAGCTCATCGGCCACTCGGGCAAGGCACGCCTGCTCGATGGTCGCTCGGGCGAGCCGTTCCCGGAGCCGGTCAGCGTCGGTTACATCTACATCCTGAAGCTGCTCCACCTCGTCGACGACAAGATCCACGCACGCTCCACGGGTCCGTACTCGATGATCACCCAGCAGCCGCTCGGTGGTAAGGCTCAGTTCGGTGGCCAGCGCTTCGGTGAGATGGAGTGCTGGGCGATGCAGGCCTACGGTGCGGCCTACGCACTGCAGGAACTGCTCACCATCAAGTCCGACGACATCCTCGGCCGCGTCAAGGTGTACGAGGCGATCGTCAAGGGCGAGAACATCCCCGAGCCCGGTATCCCGGAGTCGTTCAAGGTGCTCCTCAAGGAGCTCCAGTCGCTCTGCCTCAACGTCGAGGTGCTGTCTTCGGACGGCCAGACGGTCGAGATGCGCGACACCGACGACGACGTCTACCGCGCCGCGGAAGAGCTGGGCATCGACCTGTCGCGTCGCTTCGAGCCGAGCTCCGTCGAAGAGGTCTAA